Below is a genomic region from Flammeovirgaceae bacterium SG7u.111.
GACAACGAAATTCAGTCGATCATTAATGGGGAAAATAAAAAAGCGGTACTTGATAATTTTTGGATAAATGCTGGAGGTAGCGTAGATGTGGCCAAAAGGTTGATCAAAACGTATTATAACGGGGTGACCTATGCCAACCAAGAATTTACCTCTTATAAAGAAGGCTGGAAAACCGATAAAGGCATGATCCATATAGTATTTGGGAAGCCTGCCGAAATAAATCAGTTCCAGGGCAAAGAACATTGGGTATATTATATTGGTAAAAAAAGGAAGCGTGTTACCTTTGAGTTCATAAAACGAAACAATTTGTTTTCGGACAATCATTATGAGCTTGTTCGCTCTCCAGAGTACAAGAAAGTTTGGTACGAAATGGTAGAGTCGTGGAGAAATGGGCAAGTAAATGTTTTTTAAGCACTTGTGCCCTTGGTAATTTTTAGGGACAAAAAACATGTATAGGATACTAGTGCCTTATAGAGAAATAGGTTGTCTTTATTTTTTTTGATTACTTAACAACGATGCACGAATCCTTAATAGTCAATGCTGAATCAATAAAAGCCTCACAAATCACTTTTGTAGGAGACCTGCATGGTTGCTACCGGAGCTTCAAGGCTTTACTAGAAAAAATCCCCCAAGAAGATAACGTCGTAGTCCTGCTTGGGGATGTGATCAATAAGGGCAAGAGGTCTTATGAAACGTACCAGTTTGTGAGGGGGCAGGGCTTCATGCAGTTGCTGGGCAACCATGATTATTATTGTGTAAACAGGCATAATGAACACGGGCAAATTCCTTGGCTGAGGCAAGGGGGTGGATCTACGGTTCAGTCTATCCGCAACCACTTTGAAAACTTAGGAGACAGTCAACTACAGATTGTCCTTTCGGAAATGGCTTATTACTTCCGAAGTGCTCTTTCGTACCTTATAGTGGAAACTAGTTTTGGGAAGAAGCTATTGGCTACGCACGGAGGTATTAGTCCAAAGGTTTATCGGCAATATTATTTTAACTTGCCTCAGGTTCTCAATATGGACATCCGTCGCTCTACCTCCTACTTGTTCAATAAAATGGAATTGGTGGATTTACCAGGATTTATACAAGTGATAGGTCACCAGCCTACCGAAAAAGACAGGTTGTTCGATGGAAAAAACTATCATTTGGATACGGGCTGCGTGTATAACCGAAGGGGCATGGGTTGGCTAACAGCTGGTACTTTCAGTCTCGTAGAAGACCGCCCACCCATTATTACCCAACAAGTGAATATCGATTAGTTTGCTACAACTGGGTCGAAGTGCAGCAATTCGAATTTGATGGCTTCTTTTTCCTTACCACTTATTTTGAAGAGCGCCGTGAAAAACTCTATATCTTCGGGCACTCCGTCATAAAAGCTATTGAGCGAATCATTTTCTGTAAAATATTGGATAACAGAAATACTTCCTACATCTAGTGGGGACATGAAGTACGTATAGACCGCATCATTATTACCGGGCAGTCTCGACACCAGAGCGTAGTCGGTATTGAGGGTTGGGGTAACTTTTGATTGATAAAGGATTTTTTTTCCACTTTTAGGATGGGTGTAGGTTATCTTTCCTCCTCCAAGCTTGTATTGTGGATTGTATTGCGTAAATGTTTTTTCAAACTTCCCCATGGTATTGGGCTGCCCCACAAATATGCAGTTGCTGTTCAATAGTTCTTCTTCCTTCGTTTGGTTGGCAAGCCTCAGCTCAAATTCGCTATTATTCTTGATGAACCACTGAAGGAGGTAATAGGTGGCAAATGGGCCCAATTTGGTGAGGTAAGCAACATCATTATTTTCCGATTCTGGTTGTGGTAAAATAGCTTGGGAGCTATCCGAAGTAGCAATAGTTCCCAAGCCATGGTAATCGCCCATGTAGACCAGGTTAGGCTTTTCGGAGTGGAAGTAGCCTATCCAAAAACGTCCACCTAGGTTGTAGGAAAACAGGTCTTTGGAAGTGAGCAAGTAGATGTAACCGATGGAGATAAGAAATAGGAAAATGAAGGTTAGGTAGCCTATAGATTTGGTATTGCTATCGATAAGGGGAGGGTTAATTGTTTTGTTGTTGACAAACTCTACATTGTATGTTCCTTGTTCTATCTGAAACTTTAAGCTATCATACTTGCCCTCTTCTTTGTAATATTCATCCAGCTTCTTTCTGAGATTGTACACATACATTTTAACCTTCGTGTCGTTTTTGACAGGGTCATAAGTCTCTCCAAATATTTCCCTCCCTATAGCATATTCTTGTAAATAATTGCCCCTTACCGCTGCTTCAACCAAAAATTTAAGCAGTTCTCTGTTTTTGGTGGAATACCCAAAGCTTTCACTAGCAAAAATTTTTTCGAGATACTCATTTATTTTAATGTCGTTTGTCATTACTCCCATAACCTAATATGTCATCATAGCTTCACTAAATATGGTGAAGTTATATAAACCGTAGAATTTTGAGGATTTTTAGATGTAAAATCTTTTGTAGGTTGCTTAAGCCTAAAGAAGTGTTGCTGCAGAACAAGCTCCGAATAGCCTTTAGAAAGGCAGAGGCCAATTGTCGATAAATTGTCTGTTGAAGTTATTATTTATAGCGTGATTTTTGTGGATTGAGGTTATACAGAAAATTTTTATCTCTTACCAGCTCACAAAATAACTTTTTCTGTTTACTTACTCTTTCTACTTCAGTATAGAGCCATACTAACCAACCCGCAAAGAGTATTCTCAATTCACAACAAATATGTACACCTCTTTCCCTCTAAGGAAAGAGCTTTAGACTATCAGCTTGCTAACTACAAAAAACTAGCTACAAATTACTATTTCTGATTTTGCCTTACTATCACATACAATGTGGCTGTTTGCCGCTGCATTGCCACTAACCAATACTCGATATTAATGTGAATTCAACATAAACCAACTCATGGATATACTATTTGCTAGTGAATTATTTCAATTGATATTTAATCAGTTTGATAGAGAACCCGATGCATTTGTCAGGTTGTTCGACGACTCTCAGAATTTTATGGCTTATGATTACCTCTGTGAAAAAAAGGAGTTTTTAGATGTAAGCTCTTCCTTTACCGAAATCTTTGGCTACCCAAAACAAAGCATTGTTGGGAAAAAAGAGTTCTTTCAAAAGAATATTCACGCCGATGACGAGGACCTGTTTTTGGGCTTTTTCAATATGCTTCCCAAGGGAGAAAAGGCTAAAATCAACAAACATCAGCGTGCATGGCTGCTCGATAAAATGAAGTGTAGGGTGAAGCATCGTGACGGGCATTGGAAAGAGATTATTATTTATTCCTTTACTTATTTTATAGAGATAAGAGGTTGGCACAAAGTAGGAATGCTTACTGAAGCTCAAAGTAGGGCAGGAAATAATGAGTTTTCTGTAATTGGAAAACAGGCGAAAAGGGAGGCTGTGTCTTGGGAGAAAAAAGAGCGGGTAAAAGTATCGAAGCGAGAGAGCGAAGTATTAGCGCTGCTTGGTCAAGGGATGATAGCCAAAGAAATAGCCGATAAGCTTTGTATAAGTACCAGTACGGTCATTACACACAAGAAAAACCTCATAAATAAAATGGGGGTTAAAAACACAGCCCAACTGATAAGTAAAGCCAGTAACATGCTGCTACTTTAGTATGTTCAAAAAGTACTCACATTCAATCTAAACCTAAAACACTAACATGATTGCCTCTGTCCAACCTCAACACGAGGCGAGTGCCTGCCAATGGTATGCAGTGAACACTCGTTTCAAACACGAAAAAAAAGTGCATAAGCTTTTACAAGCCAAAGGCGTACATAGTTTTTTGCCCCTTTATTCGACTCTTCGCTATTGGAGCGACCGCAAGAAGAGGGTTGAAGAACCTCTTTTCAGCTGCTACCTTTTTGTAAAGATCAATTTGAAGGAGAAGCTTGATGTTTTGCAGACCAACGGCGTATTGAGTTTTGTAAGTTTCGAGCACAGCCCCGTGTCCATTCCTGAGTGCCAAATAGAAACTATCCAGCGGTTGCTGAGTGGAAATGCGGAATTTGAGGTGAAGCATCATTTCAAAAGAGGGGAAAGGGTAAAAGTGGTTTCAGGTCCATTTGCGGGTATGGAAGGTCATTTGCTTCGCACTAAAACAGCATCAAGGCTGATGATCGGCATAGATGCGCTCAAGCAATCCATTGCCGTGGAAATAGGAGCGCATGAGCTTGAGCCAATTAAGTAAAACCCTTTATGAGTAATTTATTACTTCTTTAGTTGAAATATCCCCATTAATGAGGATTGAACTAGGAGAAGATTTCCTTTACCTTGTGCCTATCGAATCTTCAAGTTTGAAATAGTATAAACTGTTTCTTCAAGCATGACTTTCGCAGGCCGATACAGAACCTAACATGTATTGGTTTTTCATGTCTCAAAGCATGGCAATTGCGCAAGTTCCATTACAAGTTTAATAAGCCGCTTATATGTGACTTAATTGGCGGAGCTTTATACAAAGGCAAAAAATACCCGCATTCATTTCTAAAAACAGAACCATTCAGAAATTGTATTTGACCTATTTAGGCTTTTAGCTCGATGGGTACTTTCATCGAATAGTTATTTGTGCCTACCGGATAACAAAATAAAAACTTACTCTAAATGATTAATGAAGCGATTGAATTGATAGTGGAGAAGCTCAACGATGCTGTTTCGGATGGAGTGGAAGACTTTGTGGTAGCAGGGAACATTGCTTTTGCCGAAGGCTCGGAAGAAGGGCTGGCGTTGGCAAATAAAATAGTGCTGAGCTTGGTGAACATAGACGAAGAATCTACCATGAAAAATGGGCATTATTTCCGCAAAAGAGCCGATGCGGTGGAGTATCGGAACCGTCCTGTTAATTTGAACTTGTACCTGTTGTTTAGTGCAAATTTTACCAATAACTACAACGATGCACTGGCAATGACTTCCCGAACCATCGAGTTTTTCCAAAGATCGAACACCTTTACGCTTCACAATACAAGCCCTGAAGGTCTCGATTTTCAGTTGGTGCTCGACTTGCACACCATCACTTTTGAGCAGGTGAACTACCTCTGGGGCTCGCTTGGGGGAAAGCAATATCCATTTGTGCTGTATAAATGTAGAGTGGTGAGCATAGAAGCGAAAGATCCAGTGGGTTCAGGCGCGCTGATCGAAGAAATTCATTCTAAGGAAAAAATGCAGTAAGTAAGACAAAATGGCTTTTAGCATTACATATAAAAGACTGTTTGAGGTAAAGGTTCTCCACGATTATTACCTCAACCAAGGTGAAACCCCGTTCGATGAGCTGGACCCTGCAATTCTTGATGCCAAAATGGCTGCGTATTCCTTGGACAAAGAGTTGTTGTTTTATCCCGAAAAAGCAACTAGCAGGTATGTGTTTAGGCAAACTCCGGTGGGTTTTTTTATAGCCTTAAAGGTAGAGCCAAGGGAAACCATCCCTGTTACCTATCAGCCTTTTTCTCCACTGGGCGGTCATCAAAAAATCACAGTGTTGGCAGCCTTAAAAAACCCTGTTTTCAACAACTTTACCAACTTGCCTATTCATCAAGAAGCAAATACAATCTATTATTTCAGCAACTTGGCGGGAGGAACTGGAAGTAGTTTCCCAACACTTACCAAGCCATTTGCAAAGCTAGAAAGTGGTAAAACATATTTCCCGGGAGATTTGGTAGCAAGTGCAGATGGAAGCAAGCTATACGAAGCAACCACGACTACCAAAAGAGGTTTGGGCACTGCCGATTGGGAAAAAAGACCGCTAAAACCATATGTTTCGGCTGCCGATAAAGTAACGCTTGTAAACTCAGCTATCAGCCATACGCTTACGACGGCTGGGGTACAAAAATTGACCCTGAGCGTGTTAGACTTGAACGTGGACGAAGCGGGTAAACAGTTGGTTTATGAAGAGAAGTGGGAGGAAAACCAAGATTTACAAACGGTACAAGCGAACTTGCAAAGCTTGCCTATTGGCTATTACCAATTCAAGTTTGAAGGAGAGAGCGGCTATTTGCATGAGTTTTCGGCCTACTTGTGGACCAAATCGGAAAAGCCACCTTTTGCCATAATCGAGCTTTTCCATAAAGCTGGATTAGGAGACTACGCTCTTTTGGACGATGCGGAAAATACGCTGACCATGCCCAGTTTTGAAATTAGGCTCAAGAACAGGGCTTCCTTCTGGAGGTATTTTTTCACCAAAGATATCACGCTCCCAGCTGATGCAGACCTAGAAGAAGAGGCAAGCTCGAACAGGCAGGCTATTACGAAAAAGGCTAAGCATTTAACAAGCTCGTACAACACTCTTACATTAGAACAAGACGGGGAGGAAGTATCCCTCCCCAATCCCTCGGCTGCCCAACTCCGCCCCGAAAGGGATGCGGGCAACCCCGATAAAATAAAAGTGGTATCAGAAGTGTATTTATAACTTTTGATGCTCCTGTCATTCTGAAAAAAGAATCTTTTCATCTCTAAGTTTTAACCGTTAAATAATATGGCTAATTACAAAACCCCCGGGGTGTACATTAAGGAAATCCCTAAGTTTCCCCCATCTGTAGCACAAGTAGAAACCGCAATTCCGGCTTTTATTGGGCACACCGAAAAGGCAATAAGCAAAGGAGAGGATTTAACCCTGAACCCTACCCGAATCACCTCTTTGCTGGAGTACGAAACCTACTTTGGTGGGCCGCAAGCTGAAAATTCAATAGTAGTTACTTTGGCTCAAGAAGTAGATGCGGGAGACGTGGTGATTGCAGAAGAGCTCACCGGTGCTTTGTCTGGAGCTACGCCTTCGGCACACTTGATGTACTATGCGTTACAAATGTATTTTGCAAATGGAGGAGGTCCTTGCTACATAGTTTCGGTAGGTGCTTATTTAGCCGTTGGAGATGCTATTCCTTTGGTGCCATTGCAAGATGGACTTGCTACACTTCTCCAAGAAGACGAGCCAACCCTTATCGTATTTCCGGAAGGGCAGGGAATGGCCGAGCCTGATTATTATACCTTGCAAAATGATTCATTAGCGCAGTGTAACAAATTGCAAGACAGGTTTGCCATTATGGATATGCACAACAATGGCGGAGCTTTGGCAAACAGCGGTGAAGTATTGGATGCTGCTACTGCCTTTAGAAATGGCGTTACCAGCAGCTTTTTGAAATATGGAGCGGTTTATTTTCCCAATGTTAAATCCGTGTTCAATTACTCGTACGATGAAACAACGGTAGCAATAGCGCATCAAGTAACTGCGGCGGATGGTGTAGTGGCAGCAGGTGCTTTAGATGGGCAAACAATGGATTCGTTGGTGGGCACA
It encodes:
- a CDS encoding metallophosphoesterase; the protein is MHESLIVNAESIKASQITFVGDLHGCYRSFKALLEKIPQEDNVVVLLGDVINKGKRSYETYQFVRGQGFMQLLGNHDYYCVNRHNEHGQIPWLRQGGGSTVQSIRNHFENLGDSQLQIVLSEMAYYFRSALSYLIVETSFGKKLLATHGGISPKVYRQYYFNLPQVLNMDIRRSTSYLFNKMELVDLPGFIQVIGHQPTEKDRLFDGKNYHLDTGCVYNRRGMGWLTAGTFSLVEDRPPIITQQVNID
- a CDS encoding LuxR C-terminal-related transcriptional regulator codes for the protein MDILFASELFQLIFNQFDREPDAFVRLFDDSQNFMAYDYLCEKKEFLDVSSSFTEIFGYPKQSIVGKKEFFQKNIHADDEDLFLGFFNMLPKGEKAKINKHQRAWLLDKMKCRVKHRDGHWKEIIIYSFTYFIEIRGWHKVGMLTEAQSRAGNNEFSVIGKQAKREAVSWEKKERVKVSKRESEVLALLGQGMIAKEIADKLCISTSTVITHKKNLINKMGVKNTAQLISKASNMLLL
- a CDS encoding UpxY family transcription antiterminator; amino-acid sequence: MIASVQPQHEASACQWYAVNTRFKHEKKVHKLLQAKGVHSFLPLYSTLRYWSDRKKRVEEPLFSCYLFVKINLKEKLDVLQTNGVLSFVSFEHSPVSIPECQIETIQRLLSGNAEFEVKHHFKRGERVKVVSGPFAGMEGHLLRTKTASRLMIGIDALKQSIAVEIGAHELEPIK
- a CDS encoding DUF4255 domain-containing protein; this encodes MINEAIELIVEKLNDAVSDGVEDFVVAGNIAFAEGSEEGLALANKIVLSLVNIDEESTMKNGHYFRKRADAVEYRNRPVNLNLYLLFSANFTNNYNDALAMTSRTIEFFQRSNTFTLHNTSPEGLDFQLVLDLHTITFEQVNYLWGSLGGKQYPFVLYKCRVVSIEAKDPVGSGALIEEIHSKEKMQ
- a CDS encoding phage tail sheath C-terminal domain-containing protein yields the protein MANYKTPGVYIKEIPKFPPSVAQVETAIPAFIGHTEKAISKGEDLTLNPTRITSLLEYETYFGGPQAENSIVVTLAQEVDAGDVVIAEELTGALSGATPSAHLMYYALQMYFANGGGPCYIVSVGAYLAVGDAIPLVPLQDGLATLLQEDEPTLIVFPEGQGMAEPDYYTLQNDSLAQCNKLQDRFAIMDMHNNGGALANSGEVLDAATAFRNGVTSSFLKYGAVYFPNVKSVFNYSYDETTVAIAHQVTAADGVVAAGALDGQTMDSLVGTDDALYSKMKLAIDSLPITLPPSSTMAGIYAQVDSNRGVWKAPANVGVNAVESLTFKVTNDIQDFLNVDTTAGKSINVIRPFTGKGILVWGSRTLAGNDNEWRYIPVRRFFNMVEESVKKATEQFVFEPNDANTWTKVRGMISNFLVLQWRAGALAGPTPEAAFYVSIGLGETMTALDILEGRMIVEIGMAAVRPAEFIILKFSHKMQEA